In Deltaproteobacteria bacterium, the following are encoded in one genomic region:
- a CDS encoding AEC family transporter: MEILKPLSPVLQVFLLIAAGFVFAHWKKINLTSVTELIVYLGTPSLVFSSLASKPLYAGDIGVLLSGILLIFAGVGLLIRIYFLLFRFSSRGFALPALFMNAGNMGIPLALFAFGPAGMQRATLLFVIITFLQYSLGIYILNGRGNWTEIFRLPLIYATLTGLGFNLLQIKLPEILLQPIGLLGQATIPFMLISLGYRLHEVESLQWGHALGGALVRMVGGFAAANVAVYLIGAQGVNRQVLLLYGALPAAVINFVLTEKYRQDPALAASIVVIGTFLSLLTIPLVLWLIL, from the coding sequence ATGGAAATTTTAAAGCCCCTTTCTCCGGTCCTGCAGGTCTTTTTGTTGATCGCCGCCGGTTTCGTTTTCGCCCATTGGAAAAAAATCAATCTAACCTCCGTTACCGAGCTGATCGTCTACCTGGGCACGCCGTCGCTGGTGTTTAGTTCGCTGGCGAGCAAACCGCTCTACGCCGGCGACATTGGCGTACTGTTGAGCGGCATTTTGCTGATCTTCGCCGGCGTCGGCTTGCTGATCCGGATTTATTTTTTGCTCTTTCGATTCAGTTCCCGCGGCTTCGCCCTGCCGGCGTTGTTCATGAACGCCGGCAACATGGGCATACCGCTGGCGCTGTTCGCCTTCGGCCCGGCCGGCATGCAGCGGGCGACGCTGCTGTTCGTGATCATCACCTTTCTCCAATACTCGCTGGGAATTTATATTTTGAACGGCCGCGGCAACTGGACGGAAATTTTTCGCCTGCCGCTGATCTACGCGACCCTCACCGGGCTAGGGTTTAATTTATTGCAAATCAAATTGCCGGAAATCTTGCTCCAGCCCATCGGCTTGCTCGGCCAAGCGACGATTCCGTTCATGCTGATCAGCCTCGGCTATCGTCTCCATGAAGTCGAATCGCTGCAATGGGGCCATGCGCTGGGCGGCGCGCTAGTGCGCATGGTCGGCGGCTTTGCCGCCGCCAATGTCGCGGTCTATTTGATCGGCGCCCAGGGCGTCAACCGCCAAGTCTTGCTGCTCTACGGCGCGCTCCCCGCCGCCGTGATCAATTTCGTCCTCACCGAAAAATACCGCCAGGATCCGGCGCTTGCCGCTTCCATCGTCGTCATCGGCACGTTTCTCTCGCTACTGACGATTCCGCTGGTGTTGTGGCTGATTCTTTAA